The following are from one region of the Salvia hispanica cultivar TCC Black 2014 chromosome 1, UniMelb_Shisp_WGS_1.0, whole genome shotgun sequence genome:
- the LOC125202327 gene encoding ABC transporter B family member 26, chloroplastic-like isoform X1 codes for MASLHPTAEALKLSYFDMAALRTAFHLPTYFNDRNTNSISISRTSLHCSNSSSAENLPPSSNLSYAIRRMCVSHAINNHRENCLEEVNENALRIIVKWFELIRDVFPGGRWWNLRDFEQNVDGSPIAAEPITVLQALREMWALLAEEKWILYTALGALAVAAVSEITMPGILAASVFSAQNGEMLVFYQNSWLLILLCITSGICSGLRSGCFAVANAILVKRLRKAVYRSLLLQDVSFFDTEAVGDLTSRVSTDCQRLSQTVGNDIHMILRNIFQGIGAFICLMTLSWPLALSSLVICCILSLIFLIYGQYQKKAALLAQNFVASSNEVAQETLSFIRTIRAYGTEKEELQRFTRWIERLASVGMRESVAYGLWTLSFSILYRSTQVLAVIFGGMSILSGHVSTEQLTKYILYCEWLIYAAWRLQDSMSSLLQSVGACAKVFQLMHLPPSSEFMSKGVKLQGLIGCVDFVNVSFHYSSRKMVPVLKNVNFSIKANEMVAIVGASGSGKSSLISLLLRLYEPTEGEILMNGVPLREMDMGWLRENIGYVDQEPHLFHMDIMSNLTYGCSRSIIGVEEIESATKNAHAHEFVSALPQGYHTVIDDNLLSGGQKQRIAIARALLRDPIILIFDEATSALDADSEGYIKEILQVLKKDADRRMTMIIVAQRLSTIKEADKIVVLEDGQVVETGTYTELHNKNGVFSRLFKLKTNATHFD; via the exons ATGGCTAGTCTGCATCCTACTGCGGAGGCTCTAAAGCTGAG CTACTTCGACATGGCTGCGCTTCGGACGGCATTCCACCTACCTACCTACTTTAACGATCGGAATACTAACTCAATTTCCATATCCAGAACCAGCCTACACTGTTCTAATTCATCCTCTGCTGAAAACCTACCTCCAAGTTCAAATTTATCCTACGCAATTCGGCGAATGTGCGTTTCTCACGCAATCAACAATCATCGAGAAAATTGTTTGGAGGAAGTAAATGAAAATGCATTACGCATAATTGTGAAATGGTTTGAGCTGATTCGAGATGTCTTCCCCGGCGGTCGTTGGTGGAATTTGAGAGATTTTGAGCAAAATGTTGATGGCTCGCCAATTGCAGCGGAGCCGATAACTGTTTTACAAGCTCTGCGAGAAATGTGGGCGCTGTTAGCTGAGGAGAAATGGATTTTGTACACAGCGTTGGGCGCGTTGGCTGTCGCGGCG GTCTCAGAGATAACAATGCCAGGAATACTGGCAGCATCAGTTTTTTCAGCTCAAAATGGTGAGATGTTGGTGTTCTATCAAAACTCATGGCTTCTGATTTTATTGTGTATCACATCAGGAATATGCAG TGGGTTGCGAAGTGGATGTTTTGCTGTTGCAAATGCGATTTTG GTTAAGCGTCTTAGGAAAGCTGTGTATagatctcttcttcttcag GATGTATCATTTTTTGACACGGAAGCAGTTGGTGACTTGACTAGCAGGGTTAGTACAGATTGCCAGAGGTTATCTCAGACTGTTGGAAATGATATACACATGATCCTTCGTAATATTTTCCAG GGAATAGGCGCATTTATCTGCTTGATGACTTTGTCATGGCCTCTAGCACTGTCATCACTAGTAATATGTTGTATTTTATCACTGATTTTCCTAATCTATGGGCA GTACCAGAAGAAAGCAGCACTGCTTGCCCAAAATTTCGTTGCCTCTTCCAATGAA GTCGCACAAGAGACATTATCTTTTATTAGAACTATCAGAGCATATGGGACAGAAAAAGAAGAACTTCAGAG GTTCACACGATGGATCGAAAGATTAGCTTCTGTGGGCATGCGAGAAAGTGTAGCATATGGATTATGGACCCTTAGTTTCAGTATTCTTTATCGATCAACACAA GTGTTAGCGGTTATTTTTGGGGGAATGTCTATTTTGAGTGGTCATGTGTCTACTGAGCAACTGACTAAGTATATTTTGTACTGTGAGTGGTTGATCTATGCTGCCTGGAGATTGCAAGACAGCATGTCATCATTACTTCAGTCTGTTGGAGCCTGTGCTAAGGTTTTTCAATTGATGCATCTTCCACCAAGTAGTGAATTCATGTCTAAAG GAGTAAAATTGCAGGGGCTGATAGGATGTGTTGACTTTGTGAATGTATCATTTCACTATTCGTCGAGGAAGATG GTTCCTGTTCTGAAAAATGTGAACTTCTCCATAAAAGCTAATGAAATGGTTGCAATA GTGGGCGCCAGTGGTAGCGGAAAAAGCAGTTTAATCAGTCTTTTGCTGCGCCTTTACGAGCCTACTGAAGGAGAG ATACTTATGAATGGCGTTCCTCTGAGAGAGATGGATATGGGGTGGTTGAGAGAGAACATCGGCTACGTTGACCAG GAACCCCATCTTTTCCACATGGATATCATGTCCAATCTTACATATGGCTGCTCAAGAAGCATCATTGGAGTGGAAGAGATCGAATCTGCTACAAAGAATGCCCATGCCCACGAATTCGTATCCGCCCTCCCTCAGGGCTATCACACCGTCATTGACGATAATCTTCTAAGTGGGGGACAGAAGCAACGCATAGCTATTGCAAGGGCCCTACTCAGAGACCCCATCATCTTGATTTTCGACGAGGCTACCAGTGCTCTCGATGCAGACAGTGAAGGCTATATCAAA GAGATCCTTCAAGTATTGAAGAAGGATGCAGATAGACGAATGACAATGATCATAGTTGCACAAAG GTTGTCTACGATAAAAGAAGCGGACAAAATCGTGGTACTGGAGGATGGCCAAGTAGTTGAG ACGGGTACATACACAGAGCTTCATAACAAGAATGGAGTGTTTTCTcgtttatttaaattgaagaCAAACGCCACCCATTTCGACTAG
- the LOC125202327 gene encoding ABC transporter B family member 26, chloroplastic-like isoform X2, with translation MDFVHSVGRVGCRGGLRDNNARNTGSISFFSSKCGLRSGCFAVANAILVKRLRKAVYRSLLLQDVSFFDTEAVGDLTSRVSTDCQRLSQTVGNDIHMILRNIFQGIGAFICLMTLSWPLALSSLVICCILSLIFLIYGQYQKKAALLAQNFVASSNEVAQETLSFIRTIRAYGTEKEELQRFTRWIERLASVGMRESVAYGLWTLSFSILYRSTQVLAVIFGGMSILSGHVSTEQLTKYILYCEWLIYAAWRLQDSMSSLLQSVGACAKVFQLMHLPPSSEFMSKGVKLQGLIGCVDFVNVSFHYSSRKMVPVLKNVNFSIKANEMVAIVGASGSGKSSLISLLLRLYEPTEGEILMNGVPLREMDMGWLRENIGYVDQEPHLFHMDIMSNLTYGCSRSIIGVEEIESATKNAHAHEFVSALPQGYHTVIDDNLLSGGQKQRIAIARALLRDPIILIFDEATSALDADSEGYIKEILQVLKKDADRRMTMIIVAQRLSTIKEADKIVVLEDGQVVETGTYTELHNKNGVFSRLFKLKTNATHFD, from the exons ATGGATTTTGTACACAGCGTTGGGCGCGTTGGCTGTCGCGGCG GTCTCAGAGATAACAATGCCAGGAATACTGGCAGCATCAGTTTTTTCAGCTCAAAATG TGGGTTGCGAAGTGGATGTTTTGCTGTTGCAAATGCGATTTTG GTTAAGCGTCTTAGGAAAGCTGTGTATagatctcttcttcttcag GATGTATCATTTTTTGACACGGAAGCAGTTGGTGACTTGACTAGCAGGGTTAGTACAGATTGCCAGAGGTTATCTCAGACTGTTGGAAATGATATACACATGATCCTTCGTAATATTTTCCAG GGAATAGGCGCATTTATCTGCTTGATGACTTTGTCATGGCCTCTAGCACTGTCATCACTAGTAATATGTTGTATTTTATCACTGATTTTCCTAATCTATGGGCA GTACCAGAAGAAAGCAGCACTGCTTGCCCAAAATTTCGTTGCCTCTTCCAATGAA GTCGCACAAGAGACATTATCTTTTATTAGAACTATCAGAGCATATGGGACAGAAAAAGAAGAACTTCAGAG GTTCACACGATGGATCGAAAGATTAGCTTCTGTGGGCATGCGAGAAAGTGTAGCATATGGATTATGGACCCTTAGTTTCAGTATTCTTTATCGATCAACACAA GTGTTAGCGGTTATTTTTGGGGGAATGTCTATTTTGAGTGGTCATGTGTCTACTGAGCAACTGACTAAGTATATTTTGTACTGTGAGTGGTTGATCTATGCTGCCTGGAGATTGCAAGACAGCATGTCATCATTACTTCAGTCTGTTGGAGCCTGTGCTAAGGTTTTTCAATTGATGCATCTTCCACCAAGTAGTGAATTCATGTCTAAAG GAGTAAAATTGCAGGGGCTGATAGGATGTGTTGACTTTGTGAATGTATCATTTCACTATTCGTCGAGGAAGATG GTTCCTGTTCTGAAAAATGTGAACTTCTCCATAAAAGCTAATGAAATGGTTGCAATA GTGGGCGCCAGTGGTAGCGGAAAAAGCAGTTTAATCAGTCTTTTGCTGCGCCTTTACGAGCCTACTGAAGGAGAG ATACTTATGAATGGCGTTCCTCTGAGAGAGATGGATATGGGGTGGTTGAGAGAGAACATCGGCTACGTTGACCAG GAACCCCATCTTTTCCACATGGATATCATGTCCAATCTTACATATGGCTGCTCAAGAAGCATCATTGGAGTGGAAGAGATCGAATCTGCTACAAAGAATGCCCATGCCCACGAATTCGTATCCGCCCTCCCTCAGGGCTATCACACCGTCATTGACGATAATCTTCTAAGTGGGGGACAGAAGCAACGCATAGCTATTGCAAGGGCCCTACTCAGAGACCCCATCATCTTGATTTTCGACGAGGCTACCAGTGCTCTCGATGCAGACAGTGAAGGCTATATCAAA GAGATCCTTCAAGTATTGAAGAAGGATGCAGATAGACGAATGACAATGATCATAGTTGCACAAAG GTTGTCTACGATAAAAGAAGCGGACAAAATCGTGGTACTGGAGGATGGCCAAGTAGTTGAG ACGGGTACATACACAGAGCTTCATAACAAGAATGGAGTGTTTTCTcgtttatttaaattgaagaCAAACGCCACCCATTTCGACTAG
- the LOC125202017 gene encoding uncharacterized protein LOC125202017 yields MVTVSSSPAMQKLQSTPRVLCRKREKENNSPYKVIVITPPPKSLGVRCFPPNLQCGESVTIEGQTYTISAVTHRYQLRKGKYEPSEKRLDVLSTGRYLVNLYLETLLQQS; encoded by the exons ATGGTGACTGTGTCCAGCTCTCCTGCAATGCAAAAGCTACAATCG ACACCACGAGTTCTGTgcaggaagagagagaaagagaacaATTCTCCTTACAAAGTTATTGTTATCACTCCTCCGCCAAAAAGCCTTGGCGTTCGCTGTTTTCCTCCT AATCTGCAGTGTGGTGAGAGTGTGACAATAGAAGGTCAGACATATACCATATCAGCTGTAACTCATCGTTATCAGCTCAGGAAAGGGAAATACGAACCTAGTGAGAAACGGCTTGATGTGTTATCAACTGGAAGATACTTAGTGAATTTGTATTTGGAAACTTTGCTTCAACAATCTTGA